A genomic region of Fodinisporobacter ferrooxydans contains the following coding sequences:
- a CDS encoding AbrB/MazE/SpoVT family DNA-binding domain-containing protein, with amino-acid sequence MKSTGIVRKVDELGRVVIPIELRRTLGIAEKDALEIFVDGDRIILKKYEPACIFTGNAENLVFYKGKMVSKEAIKELTDLLNNPVIAE; translated from the coding sequence ATGAAATCAACGGGTATTGTACGTAAAGTCGATGAATTAGGTCGTGTTGTAATTCCGATCGAATTACGCCGCACGTTAGGAATTGCTGAAAAAGATGCATTGGAGATTTTTGTCGATGGTGATCGTATTATCTTGAAAAAATACGAACCTGCTTGTATCTTTACCGGCAATGCTGAAAATCTTGTTTTCTATAAAGGAAAAATGGTGAGTAAAGAAGCGATTAAAGAATTGACAGATTTACT